Proteins from a single region of Acidobacteriota bacterium:
- a CDS encoding type II toxin-antitoxin system prevent-host-death family antitoxin yields the protein MKLVTTNEAQERLEELLDLAAGGEEIRITLDGAPVARLVAISEVPERRLGEDRDRVGIAHDFDVAQSQEILSLFLDE from the coding sequence ATGAAACTAGTGACCACGAATGAGGCTCAAGAGCGTCTCGAAGAACTGCTAGATCTTGCCGCTGGCGGAGAGGAGATCCGGATCACTTTGGACGGCGCGCCGGTGGCGCGGCTGGTCGCGATTTCGGAGGTGCCGGAGAGGCGGCTGGGTGAGGATCGGGATCGAGTGGGGATTGCCCACGACTTCGACGTTGCGCAGTCTCAGGAGATTCTGAGTCTTTTCCTCGATGAGTAG